The Thermomonospora amylolytica sequence GCTCGGCGGCCGGGCCGTGCTCGACGACCCGGCCCGCGTACATGACGATCACCTCGTCGGCCCAGTCCGCCACCATCGCCAGGTCGTGGCTGACCAGCACCATCGCCATGTCCCGCCGTTCGCGCTGGTCGTGCAGCAGCCGCATGATCTGCTTCTGCACGGTGACGTCGAGGGCGGTGGTGGGCTCGTCGGCGAACAGGATCTCCGGGTCGCACGACAGCGCCATCGCGATGGTGATCCGCTGCCGCATCCCGCCGGAGAGCTGGTGCGGGTAGCCGCGCAGCACCCGGCGCGGCTCGGGGATGCCGACCGAGGCCAGCAGCCGTTCGGCGGTGGCGTACGCCTCTTTGCGGTCCATCCCGCGGTGCACCCGCAGCGGCTCGGTGATCTGGGCGCCCACGGTGCGGACCGGGTTGAGGGCGGTCATCGGGTCCTGGAACACCGCCGCCATCCGGGTGCCGAGGATGCCGCGCATCTGCTCCGGGGACTTGGCGGTCAGGTCCTCGCCGTCCAGGTGCACCCGCCCGCCGCGCTCCACCCCGGCGGGCGGCAGCAGCCCGAGGACGGAACGGATGAGCTGGGACTTGCCCGACCCGGACTCGCCGACGATCGCGAGCGTGCGGCCTCGTTCGAGCGTGAACGACACCCCGTCCACCGCCCGCACCAGCCCGTACGGGGTGTGGAACCCGGTGCGCACGTCCACCGCCTCCAGCAGCGGCGCCGGACCCTTCCGCTCGGGGGCGGCGGGCTCGTCCACGGTGACCGTGGCCTTCTTCCGGGCCCGGCGGGGCTCCAGGCCGCTGTGCCGGATGGTGGTCAGCTCCTGCAGCCGGTCGCCGACCAGGTTGAACGCCAGCACGGTCAGGAACATGATCAGCGACGGCACCAGCACGATGTGCGGCGCGTCGTCCAGGTTGGAACGGCCCTCGTTGATCATGCCGCCCCAGGTCGGGGTGGGCGGCTGCACCGACAGCCCGAGGAACGCCAGGCTGCCCTCGGCGACCACCACCACCGCCATGATCACGAACGCGTAGGACAGCGCGGGCAGCACCACGTTCGGGGCGATCTCCCGCCGCATCACCGTGCCGCCCCTGGCCCCGAGCGCGCGCGCCGCCGTGACGAACTCGCGCTGCGCGTACGCCATCGTCACGCTGCGCACCAGCCGCACCCAGGCGGGTGCCCCGAGCACGCCGAGGACGATCAGCACGTTCCGCACGCTGGCCCCGGCGAACGCCACCACCGCCAGCGCGAACACCAGCGCCGGGAAGGCCAGCACGATGTCGTTGGCGGTCATGATGATCCGGTCCACGACGCCCCGGTGGTACCCGGCGACCAGCCCGAACGGCGCTCCGAGCAGCAGCCCGATGAGCACCGCCCCCAGGCCCACGCCCAGCGACACCCGCGCGCCGTGCACGATCCGGCTGAGGATGTCGCGGCCGAGCGCGTCGGTGCCGAACGGATGCCCGAACGCCGGCCCGCTCCGGGGCTCGCCGCTCAGCGTGGCGTCGTAGTGCGGGATCGGCAGCAGGTCGGCCAGCAGCGCCGCCCCGGCGACGAGCACCAGCCACGCCACCGCCAGCCGGAATCCCCAGCCGAACCGCCGCCTCTTGCCGGCCGGCCGCGCGGCCGGGGCCGGGGTCCCGGCCGGGCCGTCGGCCGGGACCTTGGCCGGGCCGGGGCCCGGCTCGACGTCAGGAAGCATGCCGGATCCTCGGGTCCAGGAGGCCATAGACCAGGTCGATGGCGAAGTTGACCAGGACGTAGCCGACCGCGACCACCAGCACCCCGCCCTGCACCACCAGGTAGTCGCGGGACAGGATGGCCTCGACGAGCAGCCGGCCCACCCCGGGCAGGCCGAACAGGGTCTCGATGATCACCGCCCCGCCGATCAGCGCCCCCAGGTTCAGGCCCACCACCGTGACCAGGGAGATCGCCGAGGGCCGCAGCGCGTGCCGCCACATGATCCGGCGCGGCGACAGGCCCCGGGCGCGGGCCAGCGTGATGTAGTCCTCCTGCAGCGTGGCGATCAGGTCGGCGCGCAGCAGCCGCGCGTACACCGCCAGTTGCCCGGCGGCCAGCGTGACCGACGGCAGCACCATCGTCTGCAGGTTGCCGGCCGGGTCGGCGTCGAACGGGGTGAACCCGGTCGCCGGCAGCAGCGGCAGCCTCACCGCCAGCACCATGATCAGCAGCACCCCGGACACGAACACCGGGGTGGACAGCAGCCCGAAGCTCACCGTGGTCAGCGCCCGGTCCAGCGCCCCGCCGGCCCGGCGGGCGGCGGCCATCGCCACCGGCACCGCCAGCCCCAGCGAGATGACCTGGGAGAACACCAGCAGTTCCAGGGTCACCGGCAGCCGGGCGGCCAGCGACTCGCGCACCGGGATGCTGCTGGTGTACGAGGTGCCCAGGTCGCCGGTGACCACCCCGCCGAGCCAGTCCAGGTACCGCTCCCAGAACAGCCGGTCCAGTCCCAGGTCCCGGCGGACCGCCTCCAGCGCCGCCTCGTCCCCGGCGTAGCCGAGGATCTGCATCGCCGGATCGCCGGGCAGCAGGGTGATCATCCAGAACGCCAGCACGGTCACCACCAGCAGCACGAACAGCAGCTGGCCGGCGCGCCGCAGCACGATCCACGCCATGCCGGGGCTACCTGCTGATCCAGATCCGCTCGACCCGGTGCGCGACCGAGCCGATCAGCGGCCTGCCGGTCGATCCGTCCGGCAGCCGGTACTCGGCCAGGCCCTTGACGTTCGGCTTGGTGATGATCGCCGTGGTGGACAGGTGGTCGACCCAGATGAACGGCAGCGTCGCCCGCAGCCGCTGCTGGACGGTGGCGTAGGCCTTCTTGCGGGTGGCCTCGTCCAGGCTGCGGCGGCCCTGCTCGAGCGCCGCGTCGAGCTGCGGGTCGTTGACCCGGCTCATGTTGATGGAGATCTGGCCGGCCGGGCGGGCGAACCGGGAGTGCAGCCAGGAGTACTCGCCGTCCGGGTCGGCGGCGGTGAACTGCGTCCACACGATGGCGCCGTAGGCGCCGGTCAGCGCCCGCTGGATCAGGTCGGCCTGCTCGGCCTGCCTGATGGTGACCTCGACACCGGCCTTGCCCCACATGTCCTGGACCAGTTCGGCGTTCTGCATCGAGGACTGGTCGGGCACCGACAGCAGTTCGAGCCGGATCGGACCCTTGTCCCGCTCGTACTCGGCGACCAGGGCCTTGGCCCGGCCGAGGTCGTGGGCCGGGTAGCCGCCGGGGGCGTACCACTTGGAGTCGGGGGACCAGGGGCCGTCGGCGGGCTTGGTGAGGCCGGAGCGCAGCGTCTTAATGAACGCGTTGCGGTCGGTGGCGTGCGCGAGGGCCTGCCGGACCCGCAGGTCGCTGGTCGGCCCGGCGGCGGTGTTGAGCATGAACGCCAGTTCCGGCACGGTCATCCCGGCGGCCTTGTAGACCCGGTACTGGCCCTGCTCGGCCAGCGCGCCGAACTTGGTGATGTCGTTGTCCCGCTGCGTGGCCATGGCGTTGAGCTGGCCGGACTCCAGCGTCTGCGCCTTGGTCTGGAAGTCGGGCAGGACGCGGAACTCGATCTGGTCCAGGTACGGCAGGCCCTTCTGCCAGTACCTGGGGTTCTTGCGGACCACGAAGCGGTTGTCGGGCGCGTAGCTGACGAAGACGAACGGCCCGGTGCCCACCGGCCGCCGGCTGGCGGTGGCGGGGTCGGCCAGCGCGGACGGCGGGATGATCATGCCGACCTGGGTGGCCAGCACGTTCGGGAACGCGCCCCACGGCTGGTTGAGGTGGACCTGCACGGTGTGGTCGTCGAGCACCTCGACGCCGCGCATCGGGGCCAGCACCGCCGCGGTCAGCGGCGAGGTCTTCTGCGCCTCCAGGTTGGCCTTGACGACCTGGGCGTCCAGCGCCTCCCCGGTGCTGAACACGACGCCCTTGCGGATCTTGATGGTCCACTGGGCGGCGTTCTCGGCGGGCTCGATGGACTCCGCCAGCAGCGGACGCCAGTTGCCCTGGGCGTCGATGACGGTCAGCGCCTCGATGACGCTGCCGGCCATCGCGTAGGTCTGGGGGGAGAACGAGTCCCGGACCGGGTTGAAGCCGTTGGCGTCCGCGCTCAGCCCGTACACCAGCCTCCCGCCGGGGACGGGACTGCCTTCGGGGCCGTTGGCGGTGCCGGTGGGCGACCCGCCGGTGCAGGCCGCGGTCAGTGTCGCGCCCAACGCGAGGGCCAGCAGGGGAAGTGCGGCCCGAGGGCCCCGGCGTGTGGTCATCACGTGTCGCACGTGCGTGCTGCCCCTCTCAGGTGTCCCGCTGTGTGATCGCCGTCACGGCGGTTCACCGATAGTACTATCGGCGAATTCGACGTCAATGGGTTGACTGTTGATCGTTTGTGTGCCTTGAACAGGTCAGACATCGACCGTTCCACCGGTAGGGTTATCGTCGGGACACAACCGACCAGGGAGTCTGATGCCCGATGTCACACTGAGCCGGCGCGAGGCCAAGGACCTGACCCGCCGCCGGCTCCTGCAAGCGGCCCTGCGCATCCTCGACACCGAGGGGGAGGCGGGGCTGTCGACGGGCAACGTGTGCCGCCGGGCAGGCGTCGCCCAGTCCACGTTCTACGTGCACTTCCGCAACATGTCCGAGCTGCTGCAGGCGCTCGGCGAGGAGGCCGACCGCCGCGTCGGCCCGATGGTCCGCCAGGCCCGGCGGCGCTCCGGCCGGGAACCGCACAGCGCCGAACGGCTCCGCGAGGCGTTCCGGGTCCCGCTGGAGGCGATGTGCGGGCATCCGGAGTTCTTCCGGCTCGGCCTGCGCGCCCGCTTCGACCGGTCCACCCCGCTCGGCGAGTTCGCCCGCCGCCGCACCGCCGAGACCCGC is a genomic window containing:
- a CDS encoding ABC transporter substrate-binding protein; protein product: MGATLTAACTGGSPTGTANGPEGSPVPGGRLVYGLSADANGFNPVRDSFSPQTYAMAGSVIEALTVIDAQGNWRPLLAESIEPAENAAQWTIKIRKGVVFSTGEALDAQVVKANLEAQKTSPLTAAVLAPMRGVEVLDDHTVQVHLNQPWGAFPNVLATQVGMIIPPSALADPATASRRPVGTGPFVFVSYAPDNRFVVRKNPRYWQKGLPYLDQIEFRVLPDFQTKAQTLESGQLNAMATQRDNDITKFGALAEQGQYRVYKAAGMTVPELAFMLNTAAGPTSDLRVRQALAHATDRNAFIKTLRSGLTKPADGPWSPDSKWYAPGGYPAHDLGRAKALVAEYERDKGPIRLELLSVPDQSSMQNAELVQDMWGKAGVEVTIRQAEQADLIQRALTGAYGAIVWTQFTAADPDGEYSWLHSRFARPAGQISINMSRVNDPQLDAALEQGRRSLDEATRKKAYATVQQRLRATLPFIWVDHLSTTAIITKPNVKGLAEYRLPDGSTGRPLIGSVAHRVERIWISR
- a CDS encoding TetR/AcrR family transcriptional regulator, with protein sequence MPDVTLSRREAKDLTRRRLLQAALRILDTEGEAGLSTGNVCRRAGVAQSTFYVHFRNMSELLQALGEEADRRVGPMVRQARRRSGREPHSAERLREAFRVPLEAMCGHPEFFRLGLRARFDRSTPLGEFARRRTAETRSRLVEDLIEAGLPADTPEQARRLEMMADGVTALTEAMALGHLEGRYPDLEEAIDVLIAFFSGARAQLLAGRDRTSPDAAP
- a CDS encoding ABC transporter permease — protein: MAWIVLRRAGQLLFVLLVVTVLAFWMITLLPGDPAMQILGYAGDEAALEAVRRDLGLDRLFWERYLDWLGGVVTGDLGTSYTSSIPVRESLAARLPVTLELLVFSQVISLGLAVPVAMAAARRAGGALDRALTTVSFGLLSTPVFVSGVLLIMVLAVRLPLLPATGFTPFDADPAGNLQTMVLPSVTLAAGQLAVYARLLRADLIATLQEDYITLARARGLSPRRIMWRHALRPSAISLVTVVGLNLGALIGGAVIIETLFGLPGVGRLLVEAILSRDYLVVQGGVLVVAVGYVLVNFAIDLVYGLLDPRIRHAS
- a CDS encoding dipeptide/oligopeptide/nickel ABC transporter permease/ATP-binding protein — its product is MLPDVEPGPGPAKVPADGPAGTPAPAARPAGKRRRFGWGFRLAVAWLVLVAGAALLADLLPIPHYDATLSGEPRSGPAFGHPFGTDALGRDILSRIVHGARVSLGVGLGAVLIGLLLGAPFGLVAGYHRGVVDRIIMTANDIVLAFPALVFALAVVAFAGASVRNVLIVLGVLGAPAWVRLVRSVTMAYAQREFVTAARALGARGGTVMRREIAPNVVLPALSYAFVIMAVVVVAEGSLAFLGLSVQPPTPTWGGMINEGRSNLDDAPHIVLVPSLIMFLTVLAFNLVGDRLQELTTIRHSGLEPRRARKKATVTVDEPAAPERKGPAPLLEAVDVRTGFHTPYGLVRAVDGVSFTLERGRTLAIVGESGSGKSQLIRSVLGLLPPAGVERGGRVHLDGEDLTAKSPEQMRGILGTRMAAVFQDPMTALNPVRTVGAQITEPLRVHRGMDRKEAYATAERLLASVGIPEPRRVLRGYPHQLSGGMRQRITIAMALSCDPEILFADEPTTALDVTVQKQIMRLLHDQRERRDMAMVLVSHDLAMVADWADEVIVMYAGRVVEHGPAAELFAAPRMRYTEALLKAAPDLTAPSHTRLEVIDGRPPNLVAPPAGCRFHPRCPFARERCATEAPPLVNEGGRAYACWYPAEPVTVAEPAGPAVSTADGTDDAARSHQDHPAVSAGPVDVEGNIKDGR